CTAACTAATTTTTTTTCAATCTCAGAAACAGGCAATTTATTAATAAATTGAGAATCTTCGTAAACCTCAACAATATTTCCATTTCTAATATTTTCTAATAAATTAACAAATAACGATTTAGAAGAAGTTGGATTGTTATCATCATTTACTGGATAATACAAACGAAAGTTTTGTTTTTGATACAAATCAATAGTTTCCCAAACTACTTTAGACCATAGTATATCTCTTTCATCAACATACTCATATGGTAATGGTTTGTCTTGATCTAACCTAACTCGATCATCTGATTTTCTTCCAATTTCTGAAACTTTCTTAGCGTTTAAAAGTCCGTAATTAGACTGAGAAAATGCTATAGAAACTGTTGCAAAAAACAGAAACACGAAGCTATATATTAATTTATTATTTTTCATTCTAGTTATTAATTAGAAATTTCTACACTGATTGGCAACACCTCTTTAAGTTTATAAGATGAGTTTCCTACTATTCCGGCTCTAATACCAAAGATAGTAACAATATCTCCTCTACTTGCAGATGCTATTGCTTTTTGTGCTTGAGCATTCATTCTATCACCATTAACAATCACTGTTGTTTTTCCTGGCACTTTTACTTTAAAGCTTAACACATTTAATTTTAAATCAAAAACAAAATCAGGTAAACCAGCTGCTACAGATGATTTTGCTAAACTTGTTTTTGGCATACTAATAGATCCATACTCTCCACGGATACTAGCCATTGGAGCAGGAATATCTTTAATTCTAAACGTTACAGGTGCAGATTTAATTGTTTCTCCAGAGTCTGTTGTTCCTGTTACATTAATCTGTACAGATGTTCCTCCACCTGGTCTTAATATATAACTAGATCCACTAACTCTTCTTAATCCTGTTGCACTAGCATTAATTTTATTAGCATTAATTCCTGCCATAGAAATGGTAATAGGGTTTTCAATTCCTCTATACACCACATTCATTTTATCTGCAGAAATAACCGCTCCACTTGGTTTTGGCACTACTGCATAATTACTGTTTACAGGTATTTTAACTTCTTTCCCGTTTTCTATAAACGTAAATTCACCAACAATCGTATTTTCTCCAACTTTACCCGATGGTAATGCTAATGAAACTACCCCATTGTTAAAAACCTTTGTATCGTTTAAATCTAATGTTTTACCATTGATTACAACTTTATTAGGAACTTTTGAGTCATCTCTACTAGCTAACAAAACCTCTCCTTCAAATTTTTCACCTTCAAAAAAAGCAGTCTTACTTGGTATTACTAATGCTTTTAAATTATTAGCAGAAGTTGCTTTTTTTAACCTTCCAGAAACAAAATTTGTTAAAGTTTCGTTTTCTATATTCAACACAGTACTTTCCATACTAGACAAAATAGCAATGGTACCGATAGTTGGAATTCCTTTAAAATTATAATCTAACCAAGATTTATTTGCTCCATTAACCTTTGTAGGTTTTGTCTCAAAACTAGCGTTGATTTGATTAACAATATTTGGATAGGCTGAGATTAATTTTAACATTTCTTCTCTATAAGTATCAACTGCAGCTACAAATTTATCTCCTGCTTTATTGTTTTTACCACCTACAAATAAAAATTCATCCATTAAATCACCTTTACCCATTTCCTTTGCAGGTAACTCACCTGTTTCTGGATCAACCGGATTGGCTTCTTTAATCTTGTTTTTTAAGACTCCTATTTCTGCAATAAAATCTTTAGACAAAGATTCTACTTTAGTAGCTGTTTGGAAAATCTCAGCATATTGTGCTGGATTCTCTTTACTCAACTGTTGTAAATCAGCTAAAGTCGCTTTGTTTTTTTCAATTCCTTGTTCTATTGCATCTTCAGATCTTTCGTACATTTTAGAAAATGCTTCCATAACCTCAACAGATACTTGCATTGCTAATAATGCTAGCAATACCAAGTACATAAGGTTAATCATTTTCTGCCTAGGGCTTAATTTTGCTCCTGCCATAAAGATTTAGTTTTTTTAATTTAATACTAGATTTATTTATGATAGAGCTTTATTTATTTCCCATTGCTGATAACATACCTCCATAAACGCTGTTTAAAGAAGCAATATTTTTAGACAAACTTTCCATTTGTCTAGTTAATTCTTCAGATTTTTCAGATACAGAGTTTACCAATTTGGTTTGGTTACTTAATACTTCCATTTGAGCAGATTGTACTTTGTTCATGCTATCTTCTTGAGTAGCATACATAGCATTAATCTTTTCTAAATGATTAGCTGCTGCATTTATTTCTTTGTTGTATTTACTAGTATCTGCAACAGAACCTGAACTTTCTCCAATTTGTTTAGCAGCATCAGAAAGATTGTTCATACTTGTTGTTAACTTGTTAATGACATTTGCATCTAAGTTAGAAGCAGCCAACATTTCATCTATTTTTTTAGTCAACACCCCTTCTGGAGTCTCTTCTTTTTTCTTTTTTGATGAACTTCCACTACCAGTTAATTCAGGATATACCAATGCCCAATCTAATTCTTCTTTGGGTAATGGTTCAAAGGCAGAAATCACAAAAATAACAGCTTCCGTTCCTAAACCAATGACTAACATTTCACTAGAATGTGGCCAATGCATTAATTTAAATAAAGCTCCCAAAATAACAACTGCTCCTCCTAAACCATAAGCCATTGCCATAAATTTCTTAAATCCTGTTGAGTTTAAATCCATAAGTGTAAAAAATAGTTTTTGTTAATTTTCTTTAATAAATCTTTTTGTTAATAATCAAGTCCTCCCCATTTAGCATCACCTAAGTAATCCTGTACGGTTCTAAACCCTATATAACTTTTTGCAGAATCTGCATATTCATAATCTCTTGTACTTACTTCTAAAAAATAAGCGATATCTTTCCAAGAACCTCCTCTTATTACTTTTCTCTTATTTGCAGGATCATCAACATCTGCATTTAAAGAACTTGTAATATAGGCTGCTGTAGTATTATAGGCTGTTGATGTCCATTCCGAAACGTTTCCGGCCATGTTATACAAACCATAATCATTAGCCTTAAAAGATTTTGCTTCTACAGTGTAGGTAAATCCATCTGCAGCAAAATTATTTCTTTTAGGTTTAAAATTGGCCAAGTAATAACCATTTCTATCAGTTACATAAGGACCTCCCCAAGGAAATTTTCCGTTTTCAATTCCACCTCTGGCAGCAAACTCCCATTCTGCTTCAGTAGGTAATCTAAAAGTCGGAACTTGTACACCAGAACCTATCGTTCTTAAAAAATCATCTTTCTTTTTTGTTCTCCAATTACAGAAAGCTTTAGCCTGATTCCAAGAAACTCCAACTACTGGATATTCTTCAAAAGCAGCATGCCAAAAATAATTATCAACCATAACATCGTTATGAGAATACTCAAAATCTTTTGCCCATACCGTAGTATCTGGATAAACATTTATGTCTACCTCAGCATAGTTATTCTTTTTAGCAATGTTAACCTTATTTTGTTTTGTGTTGGCTATATAAGAGTATTTTAACAGCGTAACATCAAACACCTTCATTCCACCCACATCTTCTTGCGGTAAATACAATTGATCCATAACCTCGGCATATCCTTCGTCTGGATATTCATCAGTTTTCCAATATAAAGGAACTTCCCAATTTAAAGGCAGTGTTCCTTTATGGTTTTGTTTTATTGTTCCATAGGTCTTTAACATATAATTTTGATAAGGGGTATACTTATCAGGATCGGCATCAGCCTCTGCATCTATATATTTATAATCTGCAATACCAAAATCGGATTTATCCCCTAAACCTGAAAAACCTTCTGCATAATTAGCCAATTCTGATCTCACGATAGAATCTCTAACCCAATACACAAACTCTTTATATTCGCTATTGGTTATTTCAGTATCATCCATAAAAAACTCTTTAACAGCAACACTTCTAGGAGGCATTTCAAATCCACCCCATCTGTTTTCTTCTGTTTTCCCCATTGTAAAAGAACCTCCAGGTACTAATACCATTCCAAAAGGCTTTTCAGCAAACCATGGATTTTCAGATGTTGCTCCTACAAGTTCTCCTTTATCTCCAAACCCACTACAGCTTACTAGCGTAATGTATACTATGGATAAGAACAGTATTTTCTTCATATTATCTTGTTGTATCTTTTTTATAGAATTGCGTAAACTTAGAAAAAAAATCTAACTCAACAATGAAACTGCGAGTCATATTCTTTCAATATAAACCTATGATATCTTTCTATGTACATTAAACCATCTTTCTGGCACTTTTTGTTCTATGGTGTTTAAATAATCATCATAGGAACAAGGCACCAATACATGTCTTTTATATTTGGATTGTGTAGGGATATCAACCTGCATCCACCATCTTTGACTTTTATCACTTTGATAAAAACTAATCACTTCATTTTCAAAAGGGACTAAATATTTTAAATAACTATCTTTTGAACCATATGGGTAATCATTTGTTCTTAATGAATAACCCTCGATAAAATACCAAATTACTTGAGAAATTAACTTACTTGTTTGATGATTTACATCAAATAGTTTGTTGTACTCATATATCCCAAAAGAGGTTACTTTATCACTAATTCCTGCATACCTAGCAATTGCACAAATATCATCTCCATATAATCCATTTGGATTAGCATTTCCGTTTGCTGGTGCTTCACTACATCTTACTACACCCATATCAATAGCCACAATATCCGCATCTCTCATTACTGGCTCAACAACGGCAATATCTTTTAAGGCTCCAACTCTAAATGCTTCAAAAGACAAACCTTCTATTAAAGAAATTTCCTCTTGAGCGTTGTAATAGGTTTGAAATCCTAAATTAGCGTAATTGAACAAGTTACAAGGTTGTTCTAAAATGATTTTACTTAAATATGAGTTTGAGTTTAAATCATCTTCTATATTTCCAAAACTAAATTTTGGACTTGCAACTGCTAAATTTACCGCTTGATCTAATTGATTATATCCTCTATAATTGGCATAAATCAAATCTTGCCCACCTCCAATAATGATTGGCAATACGTTTCTTTTTAACAAAAAATCAACCGTTTCTTGAACAGCGTAATAGGTATCTTTTATTTCATTACCTGGTAAAATGGTTCCCAAATCCACAATTGAAACACCCCAATTCCCTGTATATAATTGATACAATTGTTTACGAATATCATCAGCACCAATGCCTGTTCCCTCATTACCTACAGCACCTCTCTCCTCTCTAACATCAAAAAAAGCCAAGTTTACTTTGTCCAAATCAGGAAAACCCAACTCTTTTGTATGCTTCACTAATTGGCAACCCAACATTTCCTTAGAAGTCTCCTTAAAAGAAAGTACTTCAGCAGATATCGGTGTAAAAAAATCTTGAATCATAACTTTGATGAAATACTATTTTTTCTTGGTTGTTTTTTTAACTGGTGCTTTTTTTGCTCTTGTTTTCTTCTTAGGAGCATTTTTTTCAATAATATCCTTTACCTCTTCTAACGTAAGAGCAGGTGCATCTATTGTCTTGGCAAGTTCAATTTTTGTTTTTCCTTTAATAATATTGTGTCTTCCCCAACGAGCTTTCTCTACTCTAATTCCTTCTTCTTCCCAGTTATGAACAACTTTATCAATTTCTTTTTGTTTCTTAACCTCAATTAATTCAACAATATCATCATAAGTTAAATTATCAAAATCGTATTTTTTATTTACGTTGATAAAAATATTATTCCACTTGATAAAAGGTCCAAAACGCCCAACTCCTTTTTGTACAGGTAGATTTTCATACTCTGCAATTGGAGCATCGGCTTTAATCTTAGCTTCTATCAACTCAACAGCTCTGTCAAAATCTACAGACATTGGATCTTCTCCTCTATCTAAAGAAACATACATTGCCCCATACTTGATATAAGGACCAAAACGTCCATTAGAAACCACGGCCTCTTCTCCTTTATATTCTCCTAAATTTTTAGGTAATAGAAACAAATCTAAAACCTCATCTAAAGTAACTGTTCCAAGGTTTTGCTCTTTTAACAAACTAGCAAATTCTTTTTCTTCATCATCGGGACCTCCAATTTGAGCCAAGGGTCCAAATTTTCCTAAACGAACCAAAACTGTTTTTCCAGATTCTGGATGCTTTCCTAAAATTCGCTCTCCACTTTCTCTATCGGCATTTTCTGCTACATCTTTTACATTGGTATGAAAACCTTTGTAAAAATCTTTAATCATTCCAATCCACTCCTCATTTCCTTCTGCAATCTCATCAAACTGAGCTTCTACTTTTGCAGTAAATCCGTAATCAAGAATTTTTTCGAAATGCGCTACTAAAAAGTCATTTACAATGTTTCCGATATCAGTTGGAACCAATTTTCCTTTATCAGAACCTACTTTTTCTGTTAAAGTTTTTGAAGCAACTTTATCATTTTTTAAGACAAATTGCTCATAAGCTCTTTCTTCTCCCTCAACAGTTCCTTTTTCTACATAACCTCTACGTAAAACAGTAGAAATAGTTGGAGCATACGTTGACGGACGTCCAATTCCTAATTCTTCTAATTGCTTTACCAAAGATGCTTCTGTAAACCTATATGGAGCTTTAGTAAAACGCTGTGTAGCGGTAATATATTCGTGCTCTAAAACATCACCTACTGTTAAACGTGGTAACATTCCATCTTGCTCTTCATCTTCGTTATCGTTTCCTTCTAAATACACTTTTAAGAAACCTTCAAACTTGATCATTTCACCGTTTGCAGTGAAAACTTTTGTGTTTTTATTATTTTCAATTTTAACGTTAGTACGTTCCAATTGTGCATCACTCATTTGAGAAGCCAAAGTTCTTTTCCAAATCAAATCATACAATCTATTTTGATCGTATTCTTCATTGATTTCATGACGTGTCATATCTGTTGGACGAATCGCTTCGTGCGCTTCTTGTGCTCCTTTAGATTTGGTATTGTAATTTCTTGGCTTGCTAAACTCTGCTCCATAAGATGCTGTAATTTCATCAGCTGCTGCTTTTTTAGCCTCATCAGATAAGTTTACACTATCTGTTCTCATGTAAGTAATAATCCCGGCTTCGTATAAACGTTGCGCAACTGTCATGGTTTTTGATACAGAAAACCCTAATTTTCTTGCCGCCTCTTGTTGTAAAGTTGAAGTGGTAAATGGTGCTGCTGGAGATTTTTTTGCAGGTTTGGTTGTTAAATCTGCAATTTTAAATTCTGCACCTATACATTGTTTTAAAAACGCTTCGGCTTTTTCTCTTGTTTCAAAAGCTTTTGGCAAAGTAGCCTTAAAACTTTTTCCTTCATCGTTATAAAACTCAGCAACAACCTTATAGCTTGCCTCACTTACAAATTCTAAAATACTACGTTCTCTTTCTACAATTAAACGTACCGCAACCGATTGTACTCTACCTGCAGATAACCCTGCTTTTACTTTTCTCCATAAAACAGGAGACAATTCGTATCCTACAATTCTATCTAACACTCTACGTGCTTGCTGAGCATCAACTAAATTATAGTTAATTTTTCTTGGGTTTTCTACCGCTTTTAAAATAGCTGATTTGGTAATTTCATGAAAAACAATACGTTTTGTATTATCATCATTTAATTTAAGTTGTTCTTTTAAATGCCAAGCAATAGCTTCTCCTTCACGGTCCTCATCACTCGCTAGCCAAACAGTTTCTGCTTTTTTTGCTAAAGATTTTAATTTTTTGACTACCGCTTTTTTATCATCCGAAACCAAATATGTTGGTGAAAAATCTCCATCAACATCAATTCCCAATCCGTTTGACGGTAAATCTGCAATGTGCCCAAAACTAGACTCCACTTGAAAATCCTTTCCTAAAAACTTCTCTATTGTCTTTGCCTTTGCAGGTGACTCTACTATTACCAGATTATTCGCCATAAATAATTTACCTCTTTTAAAATCTCTAATTTCACACAAAAGTAGGGAGAAAAATTAAAACGAAAATTTTAATTCCTTAATTTAAGTATATTCTTAACAACATCTCTTCTGACATCTTGTCATAAATCACAATAATTATTGTAAATTTGCATCCTTAGAAAATCACATAAAATGAGTAGAGTTACAACAGAAGAAAAGATTATTGATGCTAATAAGCAAGGGCATCCGCTTTCTACTGACTTTAAAGAAGGTAACACCAAAAAACTTTATATAGAAAGTTATGGTTGCCAAATGAATATGAATGATAGTGAAATTGTTGCTTCTATTTTATCAGAAACAGGATACAACACTACTTTAAACTTAGAAGAAGCAGATCTTGTTATGGTCAATACTTGTTCTATTCGTGAAAAAGCAGAACAAACCATTCGTAAACGTTTGCAAAAATACAATGCTATCAAAAAAATTAATCCTAACATGAAAGTTGGTGTTTTGGGTTGTATGGCAGAGCGTTTAAAATCTAAATTTTTAGAAGAGGAAAAGATTGTAGATTTAGTAGTAGGTCCTGATGCATATAGAGACATCCCTAATCTTTTAGAAGAAGTAAACGAAGGTAGAAATGCTGTAAATGTTATTTTATCTAAAGAAGAAACTTATGCTGATGTTTCTCCAGTTCGTTTAAATTCTAATGGAGTATCTGCTTTTGTTACTATTACTCGTGGTTGTGATAACATGTGTACTTTTTGTGTAGTTCCTTTTACTCGTGGTAGAGAAAGATCTAGAGATCCACAAAGTATTATTTCTGAAATTAAGGATTTACAAGCCAAAGGATATAAAGAAGTGACCTTATTGGGTCAGAATGTAGACAGTTATCTTTGGTATGGTGGAGGACTTAAAAAAGATTTTGACAAAGCAAGCGATATTGCCAAAGCTACTGCTGTTGGATTTGCTGATTTGTTAAAAATGGTTGCTAGTACTTTTCCAGAAATGTGGGTAAGATTTTTTACCAACAACCCACAAGACATGGACATTAATGTACTTCACACCATGGTTAAATATCCTAATATTTGTAGATATTTACATTTACCTGTTCAATCTGGAAGCACTACTGTGTTAGAAAGAATGAACCGCCAGCACACTCGTGAAGAGTACATGGAATTAATTGACAACATTAAAACTTTATTGCCAGACTGTGCTATTTCTCAAGATATGATTGTTGGTTTTTGTGGTGAAACTGAAGAAGAACACAAAGACACCTTATCTTTAATGGAATACGTAAACTACGATTACGGATTTATGTTTGCTTATTCAGAAAGACCAGGAACATTGGCCGAGAAAAAATTCCCAGATGATGTACCTGCTGAAGATAAAAAGAGACGCTTACAAGAAGTAATTGATTTACAAAGAAAAATGAGTCTTGCCAACACTGAAGCTTATTTAGGACAAACAGTTGTTGCTTTAATAGAAGGAAATTCTAAAAAATCTGATCAACATTGGATGGCTAGAAACTCACAAAACTACGCTATTGTTTTCCCTAAAGGAGATCAAAAAGTAGGAGATTTTGTAAAAGTTAAAATTACAGATTGTACTTCGGCAACATTGTTAGGAGAATATGTAAGTCACTCATAATTATTTAGCATTATCAAAAAAACTATTATGGAATCTGTTCAAGTAATTAAACAGCGTTTTGGAATTATAGGAAACGATCCCAAATTAAATAGATCTATAGAAAAAGCTACCCGTGTAGCCCCTACAGATATTTCTGTATTGGTTGCTGGAGAAAGTGGTGTAGGAAAAGAAAGCATCCCTAAAATTATCCATCAATTATCACAAAGAAAACACAATAATTATATTGCTGTAAACTGTGGTGCCATTCCAGAAGGAACTATTGATAGTGAATTGTTTGGACACGAAAAAGGAGCTTTTACCGGAGCTACCAACACTCGTAAAGGATATTTTGAAGTTGCCAATGGAGGAACCATTTTTTTAGATGAAGTTGGTGAACTCCCTTTAACTACTCAAGTAAGATTATTACGTGTTTTAGAAAATGGTGAATTTATTAAAGTTGGTTCTTCAGAGGTTCAAAAAACTGATGTTAGAATTGTAGCAGCAACCAATGTAAAAATGGTTGAAGCTATTAAAAAAGGAAAGTTTAGAGAAGATTTATACTATAGATTAAGTACGGTAGAAATTGAGCTTCCTCCTTTAAGAAACAGAAACGAAGACATCCACTTGTTGTTTAGAAAGTTTGCTTCTGATTTTGCTCAAAAATATAAAATGCCAACTGTCCGTTTAACCGATGATGCTATAGATTTATTAATTAGATACCATTTTCCGGGAAACATCAGACAATTGAGAAATATTGCTGAACAAATATCAGTAATAGAAGAAAACAGAAATATTGACGCTAATAAACTAAAACAATATTTACCTAATTTAAGCTCTTCAACACTTCCAATGATTATTGACGAAAACAGTAATTCTTATGGCGAAGAAAAATCAGGACTTTTAAAAATGATTTATGATTTAAGAGCTGAATTAAACGAGTTGAAAAAGGTAACTTTAAATATTATGCACGGAAGCAAAGTAAAAGAATCCGAGGCTTTTTTAGAAACCTCTTCTACCAAAACGCTTGCTCCAAGTCCTAGCATTAACAACAACTCAAATCTAGTTTCATTTCATAATGATGATGACGACCTTAGAGAAGATGATGACGAAGAGTACTATATAGAAACCGTAGAAGAAGATGAAAATCTATCTTTACAGGATAAAGAAATAGAAATGATTAAAAAATCTTTGGAGCGCAACAGCAACAAACGTAAGTTAGCAGCCAAAGAATTAGGAATTTCTGAAAGAACTTTATACCGAAAAATAAAACAATATAATTTATAATTATATTTACCCATAAGCCATTTGTTATGTTAAAAAAAATCTTATCAAAATTTATTCTATTCACCTCTCTACTTACAGTTATTAGTTGTGGAATTTATAGTTTTACAGGAGGTGATACTGGTAATGCTAAAACCATTCAAATTGATTTTTTTAACAACAATGCCAACTTAGTAGAACCTAGTTTAAGTCAAGCATTTACATTGGCTTTACAAGATTTTTTCATCACTCAAACCAATTTAGATTTGGTAAAATCTAGCGGTGATTTACAGTTTGAAGGAGAAATTACCCGATACACCATTACCCCTATGACTGCTACTGCAGACCAAACAGCAGCACAAAACAGATTAACCCTAGAGGTTAACGTTCGTTTTTACAACAGAACAGATGAGAAAAAAAACTTTGAAAAAAAATTCAGCCACTTTTATGACTACGATGCCAACACCATTTTACAGGGTGCTAATCTAGAAGCGGCTTATGACGAAATTTTCGAAAGAATTACTCAAAATATTTTTAACGCATCTATAGCCAACTGGTAAAACCATGCAAGAATTTACACAAGCAATTAAATCACAAAACATAGAGACTCTAAACCTAGAGACTCTAGAAAATATTGCTGATAAATTCCCTTATTTTCAACTAAACAAAACACTTTTATTAAAAAAATACCATCAGCAAGAACATTTTAAATATAATAATGCTCTTAAAAATGTAGCTGCACATACTGTTAATAGAGAAATTCTTTTTGAATTTATCACCCAGATTGAAGAAACCAAACCTCAAGAAAAGATTTCTAAGATAGTTGATGAACAAAACATAACCAATGAACCACTTGAGGCAAATACTCCTCAAGAAAAAATTGAACAAGAAGTTGCACAACCTTTTCAGTTTACCCATTCAGAAAAACACAGCTTTAACCAATGGCTTCAAATTTCTAATCCTACACCCATAAAACGTAAGGATTCTATAGAAAAAAATGAAACTGAAAAAGTTAGCAATCCAAAGTTAAAAATCATCAATCAATTTATTAGCAACAACCCTAAAATAAGCCCTATCAAAAAAAACACCCCTATTGATAGCACTACCGTTGCAAACAGTAATACTGATATTTCTAATGAGCTTATGACCGAAACTTTAGCCAAAGTTTATCTTGCTCAAAAAAAATATGAAAATGCAATTCAAGCCTACAAGATTTTAAGTTTGAAATATCCAGAAAAAAGTAGTTTATTTGCAGACCAAATACAAAGAATCAAAATATTACAAAATAATAAATTATGACTTACAACCTATTGTTAATAGTAATCATGGTAGTAGCAATACTACTTATTTTAATTGTACTAGTTCAAAACCCTAAAGGAGGAGGATTATCGTCTTCATTAACTGGAGGTTCTGGTGGTACTATTGGAGGTGTTCAAAGCACAAACAACTTTTTAGACAAAGCAACTTGGACTTTGGCTATTGCTTTATTAGCATTAATTTTATTATCTAGTTTAGCAATTCCTAGAGATGAAGCTAGCAAGTCTGAGTTACAAAACACTATTCAACAAAGAGATGAAGTAGCTCCTATTGATGATAACGCTGCTGACATTGACGATATTATGAATGAAAGTGCTCCAGCGGCTGAGGAATCAACTGAAGAATAAGCACTATTATTACCATACAAAAATGTCATCATGTCACTACATGATGACATTTTTTTTTATACTTATGCCAATCGGCAATTGGCACACTTTTCGAATAATAAAGAATCAATAATAACTTTTAAATATTAAATAATATGAGCATTAACATTAAACCATTAGCTGATAGAGTTTTGGTAGAGCCAGCTCCAGCGGAAACAAAAACTGCTTCTGGATTAATTATTCCAGACTCTGCAAAAGAAAAACCTTTAACAGGTACTGTTGTAGCAGCGGGTAAAGGGACAAAAGATGAGCCTATTACTGTAAAAGTAGGGGATACTGTTTTATACGGTAAATATGCTGGAACTGAGTTAGCTTACGAAGGAAAAGATTATTTAATCATGAGAGAGAGCGACATTTTCGCAATCATCTAATAAAAAATTTTACACAAAATGGCAAAAGACATTATTTTTGATATTGAAGCAAGAGACGGTTTAAAGCGTGGAGTAGATGCATTGGCAAATGCAGTAAAAGTAACCTTAGGACCAAAAGGTCGTAACGTAGTTATTGGTAAAGCTTTTGGAGGACCACACATTACTAAAGATGGAGTTTCTGTTGCTAAAGAGATTGAATTATCTGATCCTTTAGAAAACATGGGAGCGCAAATGGTAAAAGAAGTGGCTTCTAAAACCAACGATTTAGCTGGTGATGGTACTACTACTGCAACTGTATTGGCACAAGCAATTGTACAAGAAGGATTAAAAAACGTTGCTGCTGGTGCAAATCCTTTAGATTTAAAAAGGGGTATTGACAAAGCTGTAACATCAATTGTAGAAGGATTAGCAGAACAATCTAAAGAAGTGGGTTCTGACTCTAGTCAAATTCAACAAGTAGCGGCTATTTCTGCAAACAACGACAATTCTATTGGTGATTTAATTGCCGAAGCTTTTGGAAAAGTTGGAAAAGAAGGTGTTATTACTGTAGAAGAAGCTAAAGGAACCGAAACTTATGTTGATATTGTAGAAGGTATGCAATTTGACAGAGGTTATTTATCTCCTTACTTTGTAACCAATTCAGAAAAAATGTTGGCTGAATTAGACAATCCATATATTTTATTATACGATAAAAAAATCTCTAACCTTAAAGAGTTATTACCAATTTTAGAACCTATTTCTCAAAGCGGTAAACCTTTATTAATTATTGCTG
Above is a genomic segment from Wenyingzhuangia fucanilytica containing:
- the gldM gene encoding gliding motility protein GldM — translated: MAGAKLSPRQKMINLMYLVLLALLAMQVSVEVMEAFSKMYERSEDAIEQGIEKNKATLADLQQLSKENPAQYAEIFQTATKVESLSKDFIAEIGVLKNKIKEANPVDPETGELPAKEMGKGDLMDEFLFVGGKNNKAGDKFVAAVDTYREEMLKLISAYPNIVNQINASFETKPTKVNGANKSWLDYNFKGIPTIGTIAILSSMESTVLNIENETLTNFVSGRLKKATSANNLKALVIPSKTAFFEGEKFEGEVLLASRDDSKVPNKVVINGKTLDLNDTKVFNNGVVSLALPSGKVGENTIVGEFTFIENGKEVKIPVNSNYAVVPKPSGAVISADKMNVVYRGIENPITISMAGINANKINASATGLRRVSGSSYILRPGGGTSVQINVTGTTDSGETIKSAPVTFRIKDIPAPMASIRGEYGSISMPKTSLAKSSVAAGLPDFVFDLKLNVLSFKVKVPGKTTVIVNGDRMNAQAQKAIASASRGDIVTIFGIRAGIVGNSSYKLKEVLPISVEISN
- the gldL gene encoding gliding motility protein GldL; the protein is MDLNSTGFKKFMAMAYGLGGAVVILGALFKLMHWPHSSEMLVIGLGTEAVIFVISAFEPLPKEELDWALVYPELTGSGSSSKKKKEETPEGVLTKKIDEMLAASNLDANVINKLTTSMNNLSDAAKQIGESSGSVADTSKYNKEINAAANHLEKINAMYATQEDSMNKVQSAQMEVLSNQTKLVNSVSEKSEELTRQMESLSKNIASLNSVYGGMLSAMGNK
- the gldK gene encoding gliding motility lipoprotein GldK, yielding MKKILFLSIVYITLVSCSGFGDKGELVGATSENPWFAEKPFGMVLVPGGSFTMGKTEENRWGGFEMPPRSVAVKEFFMDDTEITNSEYKEFVYWVRDSIVRSELANYAEGFSGLGDKSDFGIADYKYIDAEADADPDKYTPYQNYMLKTYGTIKQNHKGTLPLNWEVPLYWKTDEYPDEGYAEVMDQLYLPQEDVGGMKVFDVTLLKYSYIANTKQNKVNIAKKNNYAEVDINVYPDTTVWAKDFEYSHNDVMVDNYFWHAAFEEYPVVGVSWNQAKAFCNWRTKKKDDFLRTIGSGVQVPTFRLPTEAEWEFAARGGIENGKFPWGGPYVTDRNGYYLANFKPKRNNFAADGFTYTVEAKSFKANDYGLYNMAGNVSEWTSTAYNTTAAYITSSLNADVDDPANKRKVIRGGSWKDIAYFLEVSTRDYEYADSAKSYIGFRTVQDYLGDAKWGGLDY
- a CDS encoding formimidoylglutamase, which produces MIQDFFTPISAEVLSFKETSKEMLGCQLVKHTKELGFPDLDKVNLAFFDVREERGAVGNEGTGIGADDIRKQLYQLYTGNWGVSIVDLGTILPGNEIKDTYYAVQETVDFLLKRNVLPIIIGGGQDLIYANYRGYNQLDQAVNLAVASPKFSFGNIEDDLNSNSYLSKIILEQPCNLFNYANLGFQTYYNAQEEISLIEGLSFEAFRVGALKDIAVVEPVMRDADIVAIDMGVVRCSEAPANGNANPNGLYGDDICAIARYAGISDKVTSFGIYEYNKLFDVNHQTSKLISQVIWYFIEGYSLRTNDYPYGSKDSYLKYLVPFENEVISFYQSDKSQRWWMQVDIPTQSKYKRHVLVPCSYDDYLNTIEQKVPERWFNVHRKIS